From the Desulfovibrio sp. Huiquan2017 genome, one window contains:
- a CDS encoding DUF190 domain-containing protein, with protein sequence MKLLEKAERIRIYIGEDDKSDGQPLADAIVREARRMGLAGATVYRGLMGFGANSLIHTSKILRLSEDLPVVVEIVDHPEKLDPLLARLDGMLKEGMVTREPVDVIAYRHS encoded by the coding sequence ATGAAACTGCTCGAAAAGGCGGAACGCATCAGAATCTACATCGGCGAAGACGACAAGTCCGACGGCCAGCCCCTGGCCGACGCCATTGTCCGCGAAGCTCGCCGGATGGGCCTTGCAGGGGCCACGGTCTACCGAGGCCTCATGGGCTTCGGAGCCAACTCCCTCATCCACACCAGCAAGATTCTCCGGCTGTCCGAGGACCTGCCCGTGGTCGTGGAGATCGTCGATCACCCGGAGAAACTGGATCCCTTGCTCGCCCGGCTCGACGGCATGCTTAAGGAGGGCATGGTCACCCGCGAACCCGTGGACGTCATTGCCTACCGCCACAGCTAA
- the crcB gene encoding fluoride efflux transporter CrcB — MLTKILYLSLGGTCGTLSRYFLSGVAQRMTGGSFPAGTFAVNMAGCLLFGAVWGFFENRLLPGSEIRLLVLTGFMGAFTTFSTYMFETASLVKSAQIAMALVNVVGQSVAGLALVLTGIALGRLL, encoded by the coding sequence ATGCTGACTAAAATTCTTTACCTTTCTTTAGGCGGGACCTGCGGGACCCTGTCGCGTTATTTTTTGTCCGGCGTGGCCCAGCGCATGACGGGGGGAAGCTTCCCGGCGGGCACCTTCGCCGTGAATATGGCGGGCTGCCTGCTTTTCGGCGCGGTCTGGGGATTCTTTGAAAACCGCCTGCTCCCCGGCAGCGAGATCAGGCTGCTGGTCCTGACTGGATTCATGGGCGCCTTCACCACCTTCTCCACCTACATGTTCGAGACCGCCAGCTTGGTCAAGTCCGCGCAGATAGCCATGGCCCTGGTCAACGTAGTGGGCCAGTCCGTGGCCGGGCTGGCCTTGGTCCTGACCGGCATCGCCCTGGGCCGCCTGCTCTAA
- a CDS encoding potassium channel protein: MLRLRARLGSFWSILLGVTYLCVIFLLGIGFYMIYEHWDLASAFYMVVITLSTVGFMEVNQLSPEGRVFTAFLIMLGVGGFVYIAGAFAQVLIDGRLQILWGKHRMMKMISKLRNHFIVCGHGRIGSIVVQEIMADGHDVVVIENDPALIDKMEQEGILCIEGDATSDAVLISAGLPYAKSLISAVTSEAANVYVTLTARQLNPTITIVARAGDKSHISRLELAGADRVVLPHFIGGLRMAQSVLRPTVTNFVELAVRGSLDLQMEELDVSPGSELVNKDLIESKIRANYNLIIIAIKKESGQMVFNPGPKEVIQANDTLLAVGKKTDLTEIKEIL, from the coding sequence ATGTTGCGGTTGCGCGCCCGGTTGGGCTCCTTCTGGAGCATCCTGCTCGGCGTGACCTACCTTTGCGTCATCTTTCTGCTCGGCATCGGCTTCTACATGATCTACGAGCATTGGGACCTGGCCAGTGCTTTTTACATGGTGGTTATTACCCTCTCCACCGTGGGCTTCATGGAGGTCAACCAGCTCTCCCCGGAAGGGCGGGTTTTCACAGCCTTCCTGATCATGCTCGGCGTGGGCGGTTTCGTTTACATCGCGGGCGCCTTTGCCCAGGTGCTCATTGACGGGCGACTGCAAATCTTGTGGGGTAAGCATAGGATGATGAAGATGATCAGCAAGTTGAGAAACCATTTCATTGTCTGCGGCCATGGCCGCATCGGCAGCATCGTGGTCCAGGAGATCATGGCCGACGGCCATGATGTGGTGGTCATTGAGAACGATCCGGCCCTCATCGACAAGATGGAGCAGGAGGGCATCCTGTGCATCGAGGGCGACGCCACCAGCGACGCCGTGCTCATCAGCGCGGGGCTGCCCTATGCCAAGTCCCTCATCTCGGCCGTGACCAGCGAGGCGGCCAACGTCTACGTCACCTTGACCGCCCGCCAGCTCAACCCCACGATTACCATCGTGGCCCGGGCCGGGGACAAGTCCCACATCTCCCGCCTGGAATTGGCCGGGGCGGACCGTGTGGTCCTGCCGCATTTCATCGGCGGCCTGCGCATGGCCCAAAGCGTCCTCAGGCCCACGGTGACCAACTTTGTAGAATTGGCCGTGCGCGGCAGTCTCGACCTCCAGATGGAGGAACTGGACGTGTCGCCCGGGTCTGAACTGGTCAACAAGGACCTCATTGAATCCAAAATCAGGGCCAACTACAATTTGATCATCATCGCCATCAAAAAAGAATCCGGGCAGATGGTCTTCAACCCCGGCCCCAAGGAAGTCATCCAGGCCAACGACACCTTGTTGGCCGTCGGCAAGAAGACCGATCTGACTGAAATCAAAGAAATTCTGTAA
- the uvrB gene encoding excinuclease ABC subunit UvrB, with the protein MPDFELVSEYTLKGDQPRAVAELIAGLNGGVRDQVLLGATGTGKTFTMANVVAQLNRPALILAPNKTLAAQLYTEFRGLFPHNAVEYFVSYYDYYQPEAYMPHSDVYIEKDSSINDDIDKMRHSATHALLTRRDVLLVASVSCIYGLGSPDFYAKMVIPVEEGQTMAMESLLGRLVEIHYERNDYDFHRSSFRVRGDVVEIIPAYSREKALRIEFFGDEIDSITETDPLTGEVKDRLRKTVIYPGSHFVSDRDNVDRAINDIRNELQSRLAYFKRAGKLVEAQRLEQRTQYDLETIEELGYCNGIENYSRHLDGRVEGQPPSTLLDYFPDDFILFVDESHIALPQVGGMYRGDRSRKTTLADFGFRLPSALDNRPLNYEEFQERIHQAVYVSATPGPLELDLAQGVVVEQIIRPTGLLDPQIEVRKTQGQIDDLLAECKKRQSKNERVLVTTLTKRMAEDLNDYLNQMGVQSRYLHSDIDTLERMAIIKALREGEFFVLVGINLLREGLDIPEVSLVAILDGDKEGFLRSARSLIQTFGRAARNVEGRVILYADKITDSMAAAMGETERRREKQEAYNLEHGITPTTIRKKMDNFFEELGGHGGRDDHGGTVAMAAEDGVDYGADQKTLNRTVKQLEREMREAAKELEFERAAKLRDRIARIRERMLELG; encoded by the coding sequence ATGCCGGATTTCGAACTCGTCAGCGAATATACGCTCAAGGGCGACCAGCCCCGGGCCGTGGCCGAACTCATCGCCGGGCTGAACGGCGGCGTGCGCGATCAGGTCCTGCTCGGCGCCACGGGCACAGGCAAGACCTTCACCATGGCCAACGTGGTGGCCCAACTCAACCGCCCGGCCCTGATCCTGGCCCCGAACAAGACTCTGGCCGCTCAGCTCTATACCGAGTTCCGGGGGCTGTTCCCGCACAATGCCGTGGAGTATTTCGTTAGTTATTACGATTACTACCAGCCGGAAGCCTACATGCCGCACTCGGATGTGTACATCGAGAAGGATTCGTCCATCAACGATGACATCGACAAGATGCGCCATTCGGCCACCCACGCGCTGCTGACGCGTCGGGACGTGCTCCTGGTGGCCTCGGTGTCGTGTATCTACGGATTGGGATCGCCCGATTTCTACGCCAAGATGGTCATTCCCGTGGAGGAAGGCCAGACCATGGCCATGGAGTCCCTGCTCGGGAGGCTGGTGGAAATCCATTATGAGCGCAATGACTACGATTTCCACCGCAGCAGTTTTCGAGTGCGCGGCGACGTGGTCGAGATCATTCCGGCCTACAGCCGGGAGAAGGCGTTGCGCATCGAGTTTTTCGGCGACGAGATCGACTCCATTACCGAGACCGACCCGCTGACCGGCGAAGTCAAGGATCGGCTGCGCAAGACGGTTATCTATCCCGGTTCGCACTTCGTGTCCGATCGCGACAACGTGGACCGGGCCATCAACGACATCCGCAACGAGTTGCAGTCCCGGCTGGCCTATTTCAAACGAGCGGGCAAGCTGGTCGAGGCGCAACGCCTGGAGCAACGTACCCAGTACGATCTCGAAACCATCGAGGAGTTGGGCTATTGTAACGGCATCGAGAATTACTCGCGCCACCTGGACGGCCGGGTGGAAGGCCAGCCTCCCTCGACCCTGCTTGACTATTTTCCGGACGACTTCATCCTGTTTGTGGACGAGTCGCACATTGCCCTGCCCCAGGTGGGCGGCATGTACCGGGGCGACCGTTCACGCAAGACCACCTTGGCGGATTTCGGCTTCCGCCTGCCTTCGGCCCTGGACAACCGGCCGCTCAATTACGAGGAATTCCAGGAGCGTATCCATCAGGCGGTCTACGTCTCGGCCACGCCCGGCCCGCTGGAACTGGATTTGGCTCAAGGCGTGGTGGTGGAACAGATTATTCGGCCCACGGGGCTTCTCGATCCGCAGATCGAGGTGCGGAAGACCCAGGGACAGATTGACGATCTGCTGGCGGAATGTAAGAAAAGACAGTCGAAGAACGAACGGGTTTTGGTGACCACGCTGACCAAGCGCATGGCCGAGGACCTGAATGACTATCTGAATCAGATGGGCGTGCAGTCCAGGTATTTGCACTCCGACATCGACACCCTGGAGCGCATGGCCATCATCAAGGCGCTCCGGGAAGGCGAGTTCTTCGTCCTGGTGGGCATTAACCTCCTGCGCGAGGGGTTGGATATCCCCGAGGTCTCTCTGGTGGCCATCCTGGACGGCGACAAGGAGGGTTTTCTCCGTTCCGCACGCTCGCTCATTCAGACCTTCGGGCGGGCCGCCCGCAACGTGGAAGGGCGGGTCATCCTCTATGCGGACAAGATTACCGACTCCATGGCCGCGGCCATGGGCGAGACCGAGCGCCGACGGGAGAAGCAGGAGGCCTACAACCTGGAGCACGGCATTACGCCGACCACCATCCGCAAGAAGATGGACAACTTTTTCGAGGAACTCGGGGGGCACGGAGGGCGCGACGACCACGGAGGGACCGTGGCCATGGCCGCCGAGGACGGGGTGGACTACGGCGCTGATCAGAAAACCCTGAACCGGACCGTCAAACAGCTGGAACGTGAGATGCGTGAGGCTGCCAAGGAACTGGAATTCGAACGGGCGGCGAAACTCAGGGATCGCATCGCCCGCATCCGCGAGCGCATGCTGGAATTGGGGTAA
- the clpS gene encoding ATP-dependent Clp protease adapter ClpS — protein MSDPFTGDRFDSEILGQHEAKEPKKYKVLLHNDDYTTMDFVVEILVRVFRRTEAQATAIMLSVHNQGYGVCGVYTAEVAETKVDLVHRLAKSAGFPLKCSMEGE, from the coding sequence ATGAGTGACCCTTTTACCGGGGACCGATTCGATTCGGAGATCCTTGGGCAACATGAAGCCAAGGAACCGAAGAAGTATAAGGTCCTGTTGCATAATGACGATTATACGACCATGGATTTCGTGGTCGAGATTCTGGTGCGCGTCTTCCGTCGGACTGAGGCGCAGGCGACGGCCATCATGCTCTCCGTGCATAACCAGGGGTACGGGGTGTGCGGCGTGTATACCGCCGAGGTGGCCGAAACCAAGGTGGACCTGGTGCACCGGCTGGCCAAGAGCGCGGGTTTCCCGCTCAAGTGCAGCATGGAAGGTGAATAG
- the aat gene encoding leucyl/phenylalanyl-tRNA--protein transferase: MTIYRLFEEPIFPDPEEADPDGLLAVGGDLSPQRLLAAYANGIFPWYAENSPILWWSTNPRLALLPEELHVPRSLRRVLNKGIFTFTLDTHFEAVIRRCACCSRPEQEGTWIVDDMIEAYILLHRLGYAHSVEAWQEGDLVGGLYGVSLGSIFYGESMFHNVPDASKAAFAVFVRQLRKWGFTLIDCQQTTRHLLRFGAREFQRFRFMTMLREGLDAPTREGVWRFADQP, from the coding sequence ATGACCATCTACCGCCTGTTTGAAGAACCCATATTTCCCGACCCGGAAGAGGCCGATCCGGACGGACTGCTCGCCGTGGGCGGTGATCTCTCCCCTCAGCGGTTGCTCGCGGCCTATGCCAACGGCATCTTTCCCTGGTACGCTGAGAACTCTCCCATCCTGTGGTGGTCCACCAATCCGAGGCTGGCGCTCCTTCCCGAGGAGTTGCACGTGCCGCGCAGTCTGCGTCGCGTGCTCAACAAGGGCATTTTCACCTTTACCTTGGATACCCATTTTGAAGCGGTCATCCGGCGGTGCGCCTGCTGTTCGCGTCCGGAGCAGGAGGGCACCTGGATTGTGGACGACATGATCGAGGCGTACATCCTGTTGCATCGGCTGGGCTACGCGCACAGTGTGGAGGCGTGGCAGGAGGGCGACTTGGTGGGCGGACTATACGGCGTATCACTGGGCTCGATTTTTTACGGCGAGTCCATGTTCCACAACGTGCCGGACGCCTCCAAGGCGGCCTTTGCCGTGTTCGTGCGGCAATTGCGGAAGTGGGGGTTCACCCTCATCGACTGCCAGCAGACTACCCGCCATCTCCTGCGCTTCGGCGCGCGGGAGTTCCAGCGGTTCCGCTTCATGACCATGCTCCGCGAGGGCCTGGACGCGCCCACCCGCGAGGGAGTGTGGCGTTTTGCCGACCAACCGTGA
- the clpA gene encoding ATP-dependent Clp protease ATP-binding subunit ClpA, whose translation MLSKELESALTSAVNEVKRRNHEFLTLEHLLYAISTEEQGEEILEACGAEMERLRDQLGRFFVENMESLPEGTESEVIQTLGVRRVLQRAVWQKKASGKTTVEVGDVLAAMFDEEDSYAVYFLRTHDVSRLDILEFISHGMSMGDEWNDLGDDQPSRGDSLDDRPGEKKSPLKEFTVNLTDRAAHGLIDPLIGRAGELERTIQVLSRRRKNNPIFVGDPGVGKTAMAEGLALMIVEGNVPKDFLNAEVYSLDMGSLLAGTKYRGDFEARLKGVLTELKQNRDAILFVDEIHTIVGAGSVSGGSMDASNILKPLLQSGEIRCIGSTTFEEYKNHFEKDRALSRRFQKIEIAEPTVEETIAILKGLQSHYEEFHGVNYTHFALKAAAELSERHITDRYLPDKAIDVMDEVGALYKLSGRPRKGDRIKVADVEKVVARMARIPARRLTTSDRERLKSLEDDLKAVVFGQDEAVAALAKSIKRSRAGMRQAGRPVGSFLLTGPTGVGKTELARQLAQVLGIGFLRFDMSEYMEKHAVARLIGAPPGYVGFDQGGLLTEGVRKKPHCVVLFDEIEKAHPDVFNILLQVMDYATLTDNNGRKADFRHVILLMTSNAGAREMAKGAIGFKRDGNSDRQGEAMKALERLFSPEFRNRLDSIVTFHSLEQPVMERIVDKFIKELNDQLQDRRVVVALTDKARARLAELGHDASMGARPMGRVIQTEIKDVIADELLFGSLAKGGVVTVDVAAARKRSGKKPASGESGEFTFSFDAVGTKQ comes from the coding sequence ATGTTGAGTAAGGAACTGGAAAGCGCGTTGACCTCCGCGGTCAACGAGGTAAAGCGTCGGAACCACGAGTTCCTGACGCTCGAACACCTGTTGTACGCCATCTCCACCGAGGAGCAGGGCGAGGAGATCCTCGAAGCCTGCGGCGCGGAGATGGAACGGCTCAGGGACCAGCTCGGGCGATTTTTCGTGGAGAATATGGAGTCCCTGCCCGAGGGCACCGAATCCGAGGTCATCCAGACGCTCGGCGTGCGGCGCGTGCTGCAGCGCGCCGTGTGGCAGAAAAAGGCCTCGGGCAAGACCACCGTGGAGGTGGGCGATGTCCTGGCGGCCATGTTCGACGAGGAGGATTCCTACGCGGTCTACTTCCTGCGTACCCACGACGTCTCCCGGCTCGACATCCTGGAGTTCATTTCCCACGGCATGTCCATGGGCGACGAGTGGAACGACCTGGGCGACGACCAGCCGTCCAGGGGCGACTCCCTGGATGACCGTCCCGGCGAGAAGAAGAGCCCGCTCAAGGAATTCACGGTCAATCTGACCGACCGGGCCGCCCACGGGCTCATCGACCCGCTTATCGGCCGGGCCGGGGAACTTGAACGGACCATCCAGGTCCTGTCCCGACGGCGCAAGAACAATCCCATTTTCGTGGGTGATCCCGGCGTGGGCAAGACCGCCATGGCCGAGGGCCTGGCCCTGATGATCGTCGAAGGCAACGTGCCCAAGGATTTTCTCAATGCCGAGGTCTACAGCCTGGACATGGGCTCGCTGCTGGCGGGCACCAAGTACCGGGGCGATTTCGAGGCGCGGCTGAAGGGCGTCCTGACGGAACTGAAGCAGAACCGCGACGCGATCCTGTTTGTGGACGAGATCCATACCATCGTGGGCGCGGGGTCGGTCTCGGGCGGCTCCATGGACGCTTCCAACATCCTCAAGCCCCTGCTGCAGTCGGGCGAGATCCGCTGCATCGGCTCGACCACCTTCGAAGAGTACAAAAACCATTTTGAAAAGGACCGCGCCCTGTCGCGCCGGTTCCAGAAGATCGAGATAGCCGAACCCACCGTGGAGGAGACCATCGCCATCCTCAAGGGGTTGCAGTCCCACTATGAGGAGTTCCACGGGGTTAACTATACCCACTTCGCTCTCAAGGCGGCGGCCGAATTGTCCGAGCGGCATATTACCGACCGCTATCTGCCGGACAAGGCCATCGACGTCATGGACGAAGTCGGCGCGCTGTACAAGCTGTCCGGCCGTCCGCGCAAGGGCGACCGTATCAAGGTGGCCGACGTGGAGAAGGTCGTGGCCCGCATGGCCCGCATTCCGGCTCGCAGGCTGACCACGTCCGACCGTGAGCGCCTGAAGAGCCTGGAGGACGACCTCAAGGCCGTGGTTTTCGGTCAGGACGAAGCCGTGGCGGCCTTGGCCAAGTCCATCAAGCGTTCCCGTGCGGGCATGCGCCAGGCGGGGCGCCCCGTGGGCAGCTTCCTGCTGACTGGCCCCACCGGCGTGGGCAAGACCGAGCTGGCCCGCCAGTTGGCCCAGGTGCTCGGCATCGGCTTTTTGCGCTTCGACATGTCCGAGTACATGGAAAAGCACGCCGTGGCCCGGCTCATAGGCGCGCCTCCGGGCTATGTGGGCTTCGATCAGGGTGGGTTGCTGACCGAGGGCGTGCGCAAGAAGCCGCACTGCGTGGTCCTGTTCGACGAGATCGAAAAGGCCCACCCCGACGTCTTCAATATCCTGCTCCAGGTCATGGACTACGCCACCCTGACCGATAACAACGGGCGCAAGGCGGACTTCAGGCACGTCATCCTGCTGATGACCTCCAACGCGGGGGCCCGGGAGATGGCCAAGGGGGCCATCGGCTTCAAGCGCGACGGGAATTCCGATCGCCAGGGCGAGGCCATGAAGGCCCTGGAACGACTCTTCAGTCCCGAGTTCCGTAACCGGCTGGACTCCATCGTCACCTTTCATTCCCTGGAACAGCCGGTCATGGAGCGGATCGTGGACAAGTTCATCAAGGAACTCAACGACCAGTTGCAGGACCGTCGCGTGGTGGTCGCCTTGACCGACAAGGCCCGGGCACGGCTGGCCGAACTCGGCCACGACGCTTCCATGGGTGCGCGGCCCATGGGCCGGGTCATTCAGACCGAGATCAAGGACGTCATCGCGGACGAACTGCTCTTCGGCTCCCTGGCCAAGGGCGGCGTGGTTACCGTGGACGTGGCCGCGGCCCGGAAACGGTCCGGCAAGAAGCCCGCCAGCGGCGAATCCGGGGAATTCACATTCTCCTTCGATGCCGTCGGGACCAAGCAATAG
- a CDS encoding class IV adenylate cyclase — translation MALECELKYPGVDLADLAGRLGRAGAGTSGRYFESNTVFDRPDRSLKAEGVLLRLRERQGRGLLTVKRPPDNQRPSALKIFEEIETGVDDLAAMDEALRAVGFFPAFRYEKVREKWRYMGCVVCLDHLPFGDFVEIEGVEAAVLACAADLGLDPNRTSKATYHGLNLEYRLAKGLEPNENFVFAPGERAALLDEIENL, via the coding sequence ATGGCGTTGGAGTGCGAATTGAAATATCCGGGGGTGGACTTGGCCGATCTGGCAGGCCGGTTGGGCCGGGCCGGGGCCGGGACTTCGGGTCGCTACTTCGAAAGCAATACGGTTTTCGATCGGCCCGACCGGTCGCTGAAGGCGGAGGGCGTTCTGCTCCGGCTGCGGGAGCGGCAGGGGCGGGGCCTGCTCACGGTCAAGCGTCCGCCCGACAACCAGAGGCCGTCGGCCCTCAAGATATTCGAGGAGATCGAGACCGGGGTGGATGACCTCGCGGCCATGGACGAGGCCTTGCGGGCCGTGGGCTTCTTTCCGGCCTTTCGCTATGAGAAGGTCCGCGAGAAGTGGCGTTACATGGGCTGCGTGGTCTGCCTGGACCATCTGCCTTTCGGGGATTTTGTTGAGATCGAGGGAGTGGAGGCTGCGGTCCTGGCGTGTGCCGCCGATCTCGGCCTGGACCCGAACCGGACCAGCAAGGCCACCTATCACGGATTGAATCTTGAATACCGATTGGCGAAGGGACTGGAGCCGAATGAAAATTTCGTGTTCGCTCCCGGGGAACGCGCGGCCCTGCTGGATGAAATCGAGAATCTTTGA